The genomic stretch TATAATGATGTGCTGGCAGAGATGTACCAAAAGGGCCAGAATCACACTGAAGTTTTAGTTTTCATGTATCATTCATGCGGATTCACCCCTGTTGATTCACACACTGGATTTCAATGGGTCTTCTCTGCGTTGCTGTTTATCTCTGTGCCTTCTTTGTACACTATCACCCTTACCTCCTCTATATATCTCATTCACTCTCTGCTTTTTGGTTTACCCCTTAATCCATCCTCAATTTCTGATTTTAGGCGTTAAATCAAGTCCATTATTTTGTTGGTTAGCCTGGCTTTACGGTTGGTTAAAACTTGAGGACTGATCCAGGCTTCTTTTTGAGAACACTATTCATGGCCAATCTTTCCTTCATATGTGCCCCTAAACTAGACTATTCAATATCCCCTATACATTTTTACCCTTTTACTCCTCTTGGCAATTCCAGTGTCaaaagaaaactgctgcttttATCAAAAGTAATGCCCACCCCACAGATAGATTCACCAGTTCTGGCTTATTAGACCTTAGCTAAAGCCGCAGTCACGCAGTGGAAGGAAATACACCCCTTACTCAGAGCATTCGTGTCTTGTTCCAAGAAGCTTAACTCTGTTGCCAAAATTAGTCACACCAGATGAACTGTGTAAATTACCTACATTTGTTGTGTTATATACATGAACGATAACCCTCTCAACTAGATGGACAATAAGTTTTGTGGACCATTTTATACTCTTGTAGGGTTTAATACAACTCACCATTGTCACTGTTGAGAAGGTTTAGCTGTCAAATAACCTAAATGTGCATATCAGTTTACTAACTTGGAGCTTCACATGCAGGTTTACTTTAGCCTTTGCATACTAAAAAATCATTTCAACCACAAATGTGCACCATGGTCGTGCAGAGGtgttaaacaaacatgttgtgtGAATGGttcataataaaatgaaagttaaaCCTGGTGCAAAGTATTTTGGATAAGCAATCATTAATGCATCAATCCTCTCACCtgacaaaccaaaaacaaacttcCCAGGACCTAATCTGACATTTAATAGAATTCATGCAACTTTTAGCTACAAAACTTTTCATAGTCTTTTATTGGTGACTAGAGAAGCAGAGACAACTTGTGGCTTTCACAGTGAGTGTGAAGGAAAGTGATGAGTATTTCTGTGTGTACACATATCTAGGAGCGCTTTTGAGTGATGCTATGGTTGTATTTATTGCATAGTGGGCAGATCTGTGGTGAAGGGTCTCTTTCTCATCTTTGTGTTGAGAGGTAAACTCATTGTTTCCTCTCCCCACTATGCACCACAATGACTTATCCTCCATGGTGACGAGGTAGAAGTGAGGTGGGGGAGAGGCGGAAACAACTGTGTTTTAAAAGAGCTACCACACAGATCACGACTTcaatgacagagagacagagaactCTGCTAATTGGAAAGCACTAGGAGCATAGAGACAACACCTGCTCTGTGAACAAGAGTGTGTGAAGACCGGTGCAGACAACTAGTCAGCCAAGCAGCAAGATTATTTTCTGATTGAGTCAGGTTGTAAACATTTGTCCTGAGAGATGCTGCACTCACCCTGTGAAGGACAAAGCCACGGTGTAATTCTGAAGATGAGATTGAACCTGGTGTTAGGCACCCTTCTTTGCATCATCACATGGATAAGCTTGAGCCATGCAAGTAAGTACTGAAAAACTTACTAAACTTTCCATTGACCATGTGGTTTGCATCTTTGAAAAATGCCATTAAAATGAAGGGATAaccattatttctttctctgtctgactTGTTTAGCTCACGGACCTGTGCAAAACTGTTGTGCAATGTGGTCCACTACCAGGCTTAGGCATCGCCAAATTAAGAATTACACCATGCAGTCTGGAGGAGCCTGTCCCATCAAAGCCGTAGTGTAAGTTGTCCTGCTAATTTAGTATACAGAATTCAGCCATACATCAATCTAAAACAAACATCCACATGTTCTTCCAATAAATGACGTTATAAGATTGTTTCAAATTGtccacaaaaagcaaaacagaaaccCCACACTTTCCTTACCTCTaatcatttctttgtgttttattgtcctGGTCTGTCTAGCAATCCAGGAGTGATGaatacaaattcatttttgcACATTGGAAAAATCTGTGCTTTAGAATAACAGGGATTCTGTTTGCAAGGAGTTAACTTGTACTTACAATGCCGTTAACAGCTCATGATCATTTCCAGGTTTCATACAGTGCGTGGGAAGAGAGTTTGCTCCAACCCCAACATCCAATGGGTAAAAGATGCCATTCTGAAGGTGGACAATGACAAAAAATCGGaggaaatgaatgaagaaaGATCAGCAAGGGACACCACACCAGCATTTTCCAGTACATCTAACAGCACACAACAGACAGCAGGAGTGGAAAGCAGGGGGAAAAGGAcaggaaaaggaggaaggaaaaTGTGTTCCTGAGAAACCATAAGATTACCATTGTCAGCAGACATTTGTCTTTCCAATTAGACCTTTGGACTATATCacattaacagtaaaaaaaaaacaaaaaacaacaaacaaaagctaaatgccatatgtttttgtattagtggctaaatatataatatatctaaatatattttgatCATACCctatttttatgaatatatgTTTATTGtctatgtatataatatatttgGACCATTCCCCCTGTTTTTCCTAATAAAGTCTTCTGAGTAAATGATGTGTCCTTGTTGAAACATATTCTGAAGCCGAGCTGACTTGGTTTACTGACAAAGTCAAAGAATTTGACTTCTCAGTAAGTCTCAGTGTTTACAAGCGGTGCACATAACAAAAGTACAGGAAGTAAATCAACACAGAAGCTAAGAAGAGATAACAAATGTAGAATGTAGACAAAGATGAGCAGCATAGATACTGTTATCTACACAAATatgtataaacaaaaaaaactaaaataaaatcagctgtaCGGTCCATCGTTTCTGTCTTGTTTGTTACCCAGTCCAAGCGAGACTGTGAGGTATGAGAAGCCTGTTTACTGTGATAGGTTTGGTCATTTGTTATATCAGGAAATGCCCCATAGCATTAAACTTACTTGTTTTTGTGGTATGTTATCAAATTGAGAATCAATATGTTATGCCCCTATGTGACGCATGCAGAATACCACAAAAACCTTTCAGAATGTGACAGAATCAATGGAAACTTGCAGATAATCATCAATACATGTTAATCTTCACTTTTCTAATCAGTCATTTGCTAAAAATGGCTTTTTAAACACAGTGAAACTAGTCTTCTGCGGTTTTAATTgcgtttttgtatttattttagacttttacatttacatctaCCTGTCATTTCGTAGCTATTAGAAAAATATGGTCACAACTTACTTTATTATACATTCAATTAATTGAagatatgttttaaaaaaaatcagtcaaaaGTAAAACTATCTATTGTGATTCTGGAGTTTAAGAGTGATGCAGTAAGTAATATGTGTGATAGTTCTGTTATGTGTTAATATGCCTTCTTGTTTCAGAAGTGCGTTTGGTATGAAACTGTGGGGCTGATGTACCACAACGTCCACCACATCCTGAAGGCTCAAATACAcctgtaagtgtgtgttcatTCTGCAGAACATTAGAGGAACTGTGTCCTGTCTTCTAAGAATATTAAACACCAGCTGACACAATCTTTGAACAATCTTTCGGTCAGGTAGCCTAATGACAAAAGAGTAAAATGCATGTGTGGGTGAAAAGATATAAAGTAACACTTAGATTTACAAGATTACTAAATAACCAAATGGACAAAGCTGGCAACTATTTGgtaaacacagtggagcatttagttACTAAAGCACCGCATACATTGCTCAGGAATTGGAGGAAACCAAATCAGAGCTAAAGCAAGAGTGGTCCGTGCCTACTGTAAGGCACGGGGTCATGGCAAGTTGCTGATTGATGTCATACcatttttttacacacacacacacacaaatcagacCTGCACATTCCCACCAAGTAAGTCCCATGTGGATGAATAATAATCCAATTTATGCTGTTGTGACTGCTGTCGTGTAAGGAACTTGAAAAATAATGTTGTTAAATATACACAGTACTGCATAACAGAAGTTTGTTTCATATAATGACTCTCATAGTCTCATGgggttgtttgtttctatgtggccctgtgatggactggtgacctgtccagggtgtacccctgcctttcacccagagagagctgggataggctccagcagatccctgtgaccctggttaaggaataagcgggtatagataatggatggatgttttatatACTATACGGCTTACTCTTACTAAATACTACTGTATTTAGCATAATTTTGCAGTACAATAATGATACTGTCATGATACATTGTCCagtaaaaatatatgcaaaGTCATAGTACTGTCAAGATCAGAACAAAGGCTCGTGCTTTTaggtatacagtatataaatcacattaaaatttACTACATTACATCcatattcacatattttcatttaattaccTTTAATGAAATGTAATCACTGAAGAACACAGCCAGTCACATGGCAACAGTGGTGGGCTACTGATGAGGGAGTGGGGAAAACCCATTACGCTGTGGTTCAAGCAAACGTTGATCGTCCTCAAACATGCTCCACTCTGAGCCCCTGACACCTCCCCCGGCCGCAGCACACTGACACCAAGCTGTACTTTTTCTCTCAACCTACACATCGTAACACactacactgtttttttttttttcataccttttttttcaaatcaCACATCATTGTGTTAGCACCAGTGAAAGATGGAAACATGTGAACTGAAAGCCCCTAAACTTCCACCTGGTCAATCTAAAACCCACCATGTCACACTATTGCCAGGAGGTGAGGTGGAACATGGTGGCCACTAGAATATGTGCAAATTATTAACTGACTCACCCCGAATGACTAACCCATGAGCCAAATGCACTTTGACCTTTGATTAGAGAAATGTTTAAGTAGGGGTTGACACTTCATTTAGTGGTTTTAAAGGCATTTTATGAGGGTGgaattaaaaagtgaaagtaCTGATTTGACCTAGCTGATTAGACTTACATATATTgttctaaatatatttttgtatgtttcatCTGCAAACTGTCACTACAATACTTTGTAGTGAAACCCCATAAGCTACACACTCCAAGTCAACATTAGAAGCTTTATAGAGGAAATCTTATTAGGAACTTGGTTTTTCACACAGACACTGCAGATATACTGTCCACTATCCTGACAAGAGAACAAGAATATGAGGATTATACAGTATAAgaatttcaacatctaaatttGTTACTCAAAAGCTAAATTGCTTCCTTTAAAGCATGACTCAATGGAACGTGGTTTGAAATGATCAGATATAATAACAAACCAAATTTTCAGACTTATAGCGAAGAATGACCCACCAACTGAAATACCTATGCCCCTATTAAACTGTATCTGATTAAAGATCAAAACTAATAATCAGGGTCAGTCAAGGAACTGCAATCTGGAAAGTAGTAGAATATATATAACTTAATTTCCTCAGGTACTGTACTTTTCTACACACAGAGGTACAGGTACtatatttgagtatttgttgcCATGTTTTTGGCACCTGTAGTTAGTAGTAACCTAAATTGAGATGCTATATACAATATGCATTACATTACTTACAGCTTTAGTAGTTTAACACTCACAGGGGCATTACTCTGCCCTGATTATGTCTGCTTTTCAaactttaagtatatttttccaCTAATATTCACATACTTTTTTAACATCTAAAATCAAGAGTTATTTTACAGCGTTGTACTCCCACTTAAGTAAAGCCCCTGAATACCCCCCTCCACCACTGGATCTAGGCTCCATTCTTATTATCCTGCTGGAAATTTTTAGATCCCCTATTTCCTGTAAAAATCTCCACCATCTTTCACTCCACTAAGAGTGGCACCGCTCTTTGACTCAGCTGTGTTACCAAGGTGAATATCTTCACCTGGTGGTATGTTTATGAAGATGAAGTCTATGAAGACATGAGATATGGACATCAGTGGAGATTCTGAGATAGACAGTGCCTGTATTTTTGCTTCATATATACAGCCAGTCTGTCATGCAACTCACAATTATTTTATTAGCCAGTTTTGTTCAGTGTTATTATACACCTGAAGTAATGTTATTTacatcatttacatttatacaaAATATCAGATGAATGTTATATTgataaaaagacataaaagacaATACAATAGAATATGCAATAGATATGACTTTAACTTCATTAAAATGAGGTAAGAAATTTgcagaaaatgtggaaaaatataAAGTCTTGAATTCAGTAACAGACTAAAGAATGAATTTCCAGTTGGGAGTTATGGCgttgtcattttctttatttttgaatCATGGTGGACATTGTGTCAGTTTCGGCGTCGAAAGATGATATTTTGTAGTTGCCAGTTCTTTCCATCCATGTAGGCCATTGTAGTCTTTGTCTGTATGTCGTTGGGGTCAGCACAGATTCTTTTGTCATTGATCATGTTGAAACTGTTGAAAATCCCCACAATGCAAAGTCAGTAACATGTTGCAACATTTCTAAAGAGGAGttgaatgtttaaaaagtgtCAAATATCTGTAAATTGTACAATTGTTGTCCTGAAATATAGTGTGGCTAAATGATTTACATTAGTTTTGCTGGTATCAAAAGAGCCAAGACCATGTCAAGACAAATCTGACAGTGAATAAATTTGCTGACTTACACCACTGCTTCTAAAGGGCACGATGGTTCATATTGTATGTAGTAACTCCGAACCATCTCTCTGTGGAGTGTAGTTTTGGAAACCTTGCGACAACAGCTTGCTATTCCACCTTTGATTGAAGACGAAAGACTTTTTTATCATTGGCATCATTACCACAATCTAGTATGAACATACACTATACCATGCGTAAAATAATACATAAGtcaaatatatacacatgcaaGAAAAGTATACTGTCCTTACCTTGAGCTGAAGCTGTGGGCACCATGATAGCTACGAGTAAAAGCGAGATAAATGTGAACCTTGCCATTGCGTGTCTGAGTAAAACAGATATGATTTGCAGTCTGTGCTGTAAGCCCTTTTTAAGCCCAGCAACACAGTCGACACATTCATTCATGCCACTTGCAGCTCAAGCATGCTGCACCCACAGATACATAAACAGCTGGAAAGTAGAGTGcaagtttcctcccacagtagCTCACCACTGTGGTCCTCTCCCCTCTACTCACTCATCTCTAGTGGTCTGAAGGCAACGACATATGTTCCATTGAAAGAGGATGtggtttttgcattttcattttttatttttttatttttttttcattatatttataattcaaattattaaatggaaaatacatGTAATTCCTGTAACACTTCATTCCATTCATTTTAAAGGATGCACCTTTAACACTTTTCTACACAGAATAGTTGTCCAGATATATTATATACTATAGACTACATTATATACTATAGTGACAGATATACTGTCACTCTTAATATTTTCCTGTTGATGACAACATACTTAGaaacaaaatttgtttttgatggTTGGTCAGTATAAATTACCCAGTTAATTTGCTGGTTTGTTTGCTATAGATGTATAGGTTGACTATGTATGTAGCAGGTTGACTGAAATGTGTACAAGTCAGtagttacacaaacacacacaaagttaaaACCTTTTATATATTGTACCTGCAAAGGTTAAGATGAATTTGCGTATATTATCATTCTCCCTTTCTAACAGGGAAGTTACTAGGTTTTTGAGGTCAGTTCTTCTCTGTGCTACTGACGCTTCAATATTTCTTTCTGCAACCACATGTATACAGGGGAAGAAAATACATGCCCTTTCATTCGTCTCTATGGCCTTTGCAACCATATGTAAGGTTATACACGCAGTTGCACCAGATACACAAATACTCCAAGTAAATGTTGTTTGTTCCACTgaaatgctaatgttagcttgcCTCAGTGCTAGCTAGCTGTGTGATGCAATGTATAGGGCTATTTCCATGGCTgtaaaggagaaaaagacaataGTATTTGGTAATGTTGTATTATAAATGGCAAACTCATACTAAGGTTACAACTAAAAGctattttcttgattaatctTGACTTAGTTTTAAGCATCATtaaatctatccatccatccatcatctatacccatttattccttaaccagggtcacagggatctgctggagcctatcccagctctctttgggtgaaaggcaggggtccaccctggacaggtcaccagtccatcattaaatcataataaaaacaaaaatgactaaCCCTATGATGGAGGATTTGGATTTGTCAGATTTTTCACTTGGATTCCAGGTaaactttaaaaactgtatatggACCCTAAAATGATCTAAAATTATGTAGTTAATCAAAGTAGAAGCTTCACTGAAAACTCGACAGAATTCAAACTACCTGTTTAATGGTAATAAAATGGTAACCAATTTATTTTCTACTAATTTAGtatttgaaatttaaattcAAACCATTCTGACCAAAGACacagattttattatttatttaagagcCTTTCATTTTTTACTATATTGAGGAGGATTTAAGCTGTGAAGGATGATTATAGTTAAGGCACTTTCTTCAGACTGTTGCAAGAAAAATTAcagcatttttcatttattcaaatgCCTGCGACAACATCACACTCAAGGTTACTTGTCAGAAACCTCTATTGGCCATGAACATTATGATTCTTGCTTGTCAGGAGGAAAGGTGGAAGTAACATGATGttgttacagcagcagaaaacctCATCAGTGCTCATTTGCTGTATGTGCTCATTTCCTATAACCAACCAAAGATATGCTATGCCTACATCTAACCAAATGTTGATCAGAGCAAAGGCAGTCAGAGAACATGTAGACAAATAGTTGTATTTTTTAGTTCTATATAGTTTGTAATGGTGATAGATAACTGGTTTTGAAGGCACATGCATGGTGATATATGTCACTCTGCCGATATGAGCAGACAAGAAAAGACTCATATGAAGTATGTGATTTTGGAAGACAATGACATTATCTTTTCATTTAACTTGGAGGAGCTGTTCACTCCGATGACACAGTGGTGATGTGGTTAGTAATGGCGCCTCACAGCGAGAGTTCTGGTCTTTATATGTGGGAATGTACATGTTCTGTCTCTGCGTGGGGTTTCTCTgagtactccagcttcctcccacagcccaaaaACATTCAGATTAGGTTGGTGAGtggctctaaattgcctgtaggtgtgaatgtgagtgtgagaatGGACCCTGCCTCTTGCTCAGTTTAATATGAGATTAACTACAGCCTTTTTCTGAACCTCTACAGGATAAGtggtatggatggatggagctgatccctgtgaacattgttgtatttatgtgtaaattgtattgttgttttcatgAAGCAGCTCTTTGTATATCATTAACATCCTTATAGTTCAGTACATAAATGTATTACAACTTAATTGGCCTCCATAAATAATACGTCATGCCAGCATAGAGAGTAGTGACTGAGATTCTCTTAATCAAGTGTTAGgactaataaaaataatcctaaCATCATAATGCAAAACATTTGGTGGATTGTCACTCATGTGAGACAATTCCACTGCAAAAGTAGATAACACTTGTGAAGTGGAAATCATGATCACAAAACTAGAGCTATCTTACCTCTGAAGCtggttttctgtcacttttgGAATGATTTGTAAGTGGGGGGtttttttcatcctgtttttatgAATCAGGATTACTGTTGCCCCTAGTGCAGTGATTTACTATAGGGTTGTTATATGAAAGATTGTACTATATTGTCCCATCATTTGGCTGCAAGTAAGAGTCCATAAAGCTATTGATATGAGCGAAGTCATGACATAGTGGAGCTGCATAATTAAGTGACTTTACGCTCTGTAGGATTAACAACcttaatgtaagaaaaaaaaaacttgtcaatgagacatttaaaaaaggagaacttttttttttcaattcacaATCCAGAAAGTGCAAACCATGTTTCACAAGTTTATATCTTTAGTGAAGCTGATCACATTTTTTATGCTTCCTTCCTCATTTAGAGTAATCATTTCTGCTTCTCACTGACAAGGAAAGTAGGTTTCATTAAAAAACCCCAAATCCAGTAAAGTCTGTATCCGCTGAGTCAGCTGCCAACAGAGGCTACTGGTCATtgtataaatacaataataccaattattttacattatagtATTAGAATATTAGACCATAGATAAATATGTCATTTGGGAACAGTGGAAGCAGATGACATTTACATGCAGGTTACACTCCAAATATCATCTAATATTAGGTTATCATTAAAAGCTTTTATTGCAAACAAATGACCTAAAAATTGTCCTTCTGTATCAAATGCAGTATGTGAAAAGACAGTTTGATGACGTTCCAATGAAATTTTCTCAAGCCTTCTTGTTTAAAGATTACTAATATTGTGTATTTCACGGGTTGATAAGGATTGATAACATTGATGCTGATTTCCTAATCAGCTCCTGAGTTTTATGAATAATATAGTgcaatataataaattatactGTTAACTAGGTGTCACGTTGAATCTTTGCTCTACATGGAGTAGATAGCTTACATACAGCAAAGATACAGGATTAATCCTTCAGGCctcattttaacatttgctgttttatcaAATGAACTAAAACACCAGTATAAATGAAacctttaaacacaaaaaaacatgcagtgaaTTTGTCTTTCTGCAAGTTTTTGGTGGTAATAACAGATCCCTTAAACCTGAGCTTATGGCTTAACTGATGCTCCTGTGAAATGAAGCAAAAATTTGGACAATTTTTTTAAAGAGGGAAACTGATGAACAGATGAACAGGCATAGCATTCTTGAGAAATTAAGCATTGGGCATCACCTTCCTGAGAATCACCAAGAAAGAACTTCTCCTTTTTCTGAcctatttgttcatttattgtGTAAAGATCTGACATTAAGTCTCTATGAATCAGCTCAGTTCATTATAAAACTTGATCAACAGCAATGACAGAAAAGTCATTGTAATCATAGTCACCATCACACTGTCCATTTTTAATGCAATTTGATGAAAATATAGAAATGTGGACGCCTCTGATCTGTCATTAAGTTTAAATGGTTTGTGTGCTAATGTAAAATGCTTACCAGTGTTGACTTATCCTTCTGCATTGCACTTTAATTTGAGTCCCATGTGGCAGGAAACACTGTACCAGAGACCTGTGGGTGGACATGGGTTACAGTGATGTATTCTAGTCCCTGCTTGTCATGAATAGATGTCAGAAGACACAGATTATTTACTACCCTTTTAAtttttaagaataatgtcaaatcTTCAAAttgtataaattattatattaagcAAATATAAGCCAGACAGAGCAAATCAACTGAATGATGTGGGAAAATAAATAAGTGTAAATGGCAGTAAGTGACTTGAATGTGGCTCTTTTAGGTTATTTTGCACCCCCTGAAAAAAACACCCCTCCCTACTATTAAGTAAATGAGTTATTCAGTAAATCAAGTAATACATTTCTATttgcaaaatcattttaattgtgtAACCTTTGTAATTTGGCTAAATGACAAAGGTCCCATTGAACAAGTTGACACAGTGACGCAAGAACAAATGACCAAATTTGGATAGAGGATGCTCGGAAACCTGTGGTTTGTGGTGGAAAACCTAGGatctccttccttcctcttttcttgcccCTGTACTGACCATGGCTGTCACtagcagagaaagaagagggaTAGAAAGACATGACACATTGGGTAGGCTGACCGGCACATGATGTTCCCTTTCCATTATTGCTGGATCAGCGTGATTTATACGTAAATGCAGTTATTTAACACTTGACCATTAGATTATATTATACGTGGTTACCTGCTCGGGTTAAGAAAAGGAGGTTAATGTTAAGATAATATGTATGCCCATTATCTATATTCTTGCTTAATATGTTCAGGGTTATGGTGGCTGGTGAGGtgtatcccagcatgcattgtgTGAAAAAACAGTTAAGACCTGCCAGGTAGCCACATTTACACTTGTACCGGCAATTTATGTTCTAAATTGTTGGGATCTAAACctacatttcattaaaacacacacaaacgatTTAGGAATAAATAACTCCACACACAATATGATAATGTGAATACACTGGTAGGAAATATACTATGGGATGCAAGTCGTCTAGAACTGCTGTAAACTATTAGTCGATAGTTAGTGGGATAGTTAGTTCATTATTTATAGTTAGTTATGTATTCTATCCTATCCTACTTTCCTGTTACTAGCAATAATAAAAGTAGCAGAGAAAGTAATAAGAGTCAAAGACCTTAAGAATAGCTGCACTGTAGCCTTAGTTTGGGTAATTTCCTTAGTCAGTTAGGTCACTGTCATGATGAAATCACAGAGATGGAAATGATCAACTACATTGTCAGACAAATGGGTCCTTGGTCCCACCCTGATacaaacacgcacacgcacacacacacacacacacacacacacactgtagaaaaCTCGAGAGACAGTATATCCGGTTAGCGTTCTTGGTTCCTCATTTTACAGTATAAAACCTGGAGGTCTGGTCTGAGCAAATGAGTCGTCTTCATCTGCCAGATACACCGGTCAGCTTCAGCAAAGAACCTCTGGAACATCTCACACACTAACCATGCAGCTGTTCATCAGAAGACTGGCATGCCTCGCTGTCCTCGTCAGTGTCCTGGCAATGATGACCACGGCTTCTGGTAAGTAGCCTATCAGACATCCTGCACCATAATCCATTGCTGATCTGCACCAGGACAATAGAGTATACATGTTGTATCATTAAATTAAGAATTCACATTTGAAATGGTTGAATTAATTGAGAAAAATATTAATACTGTATGCTTATAataacaaatctttttttttgttccctgAAAAGTaccaaaaaaaataaccaaGTGCTGCACTGAGGTCAGCATCATGAACATCACTGCTCCCATCCTCGGCTACAGGATCCAGAGAAGGAACTTGCCCTGCGTCCGTGCTGTCATGTAAGAACCATCTCTTTAGTTTACTAAACAGACAGAGATGATCAAAgcctttaaatatttaaaaatgcaggttatgaaataaaacttgtatttttttccaaCCAGATTTGAGACCACAGAGGGAGAGGTCTGCAGCCACTGGAAACAGGACTGGGTATTTGAGAAAATCAAGGAGCTAGAGTAAGTAGGCTTCATCTCTGTCATATGTGTCTGTCATATGACATGTTAGAAAATGACTTGGTTAAGCAACATTTTAATCATTACCTCTTGTCTGTATGTTTTACAGGCTGGCCCGCAAAGCAAAGACTACTACTACTTCCCCCACAACCACCAGTCCATAAACTGCAGTCCTCTCCACCACAAATATCTCTAGCCAGTTTTCttgaattaatttaaaatatttaaaatgcttCCTAATGTTGTActgtaatatttaatatttattactgGCACTATTTATTTGTCTCTGCTATTCTTCAGCTTACAGAAG from Mastacembelus armatus chromosome 17, fMasArm1.2, whole genome shotgun sequence encodes the following:
- the LOC113134504 gene encoding lymphotactin-like; amino-acid sequence: MLHSPCEGQSHGVILKMRLNLVLGTLLCIITWISLSHATHGPVQNCCAMWSTTRLRHRQIKNYTMQSGGACPIKAVVFHTVRGKRVCSNPNIQWVKDAILKVDNDKKSEEMNEERSARDTTPAFSSTSNSTQQTAGVESRGKRTGKGGRKMCS
- the LOC117152751 gene encoding C-C motif chemokine 12-like, which codes for MNECVDCVAGLKKGLQHRLQIISVLLRHAMARFTFISLLLVAIMVPTASAQGGIASCCRKVSKTTLHREMVRSYYIQYEPSCPLEAVVFNMINDKRICADPNDIQTKTTMAYMDGKNWQLQNIIFRRRN